One Methylosarcina fibrata AML-C10 DNA segment encodes these proteins:
- a CDS encoding RNA-binding S4 domain-containing protein → MADPGSIRLDKWLWAARFYKTRKLAGDAIAGGKVHVNEQRVKPSKEIKPGTHLSITKDSLSWEITVLALTGQRRPASEAALLYEEEEESRVKRQQQIIEQRELRELFPYHGPDHKPNKRERRLIHRFKKQE, encoded by the coding sequence GTGGCCGACCCCGGTTCCATCCGTCTGGACAAATGGCTGTGGGCTGCACGTTTCTATAAAACGCGCAAGCTGGCCGGCGACGCCATTGCCGGAGGCAAGGTTCACGTCAACGAGCAACGGGTAAAACCCAGTAAGGAAATCAAACCGGGAACTCATCTCTCGATAACCAAGGACAGCCTAAGCTGGGAAATCACGGTGCTTGCGCTTACAGGTCAACGCCGGCCCGCCAGCGAGGCCGCCCTTCTTTACGAAGAGGAAGAAGAAAGCCGCGTCAAACGCCAGCAACAGATCATCGAGCAGCGCGAGTTGCGCGAATTGTTCCCCTATCATGGCCCCGACCACAAGCCCAACAAAAGGGAAAGACGGCTGATTCACCGCTTTAAAAAGCAGGAATAA
- the miaB gene encoding tRNA (N6-isopentenyl adenosine(37)-C2)-methylthiotransferase MiaB, translating to MTPKLYIQTNGCQMNEYDSDKMRDVLNASHGFELIDDPKQADVLLLNTCSIREKAQEKVFSALGKWRSIKEKRPHVIIGVGGCVASQEGAALQKRAPFVDIVFGPQTLHRLPQLLDQARSKQQPVVDISFPEIEKFDSLPEPRAEGPKAFVSVMEGCSKYCSFCVVPYTRGEEISRPLNDVIAEIEALAGQGVREVNLLGQNVNAYRGETEDGELTDFAMLLHHAAAVEGIDRIRFTTSHPVEFTDDLIEAFAVLPQLVNHLHLPVQSGSDRILKLMKRGHTRADYIETIRKLREVRPGICLSSDFIIGFPGETEQDFEDTLALVEEIGFDLSFSFIYSPRPGTPAAELSDDVPVEIKKHRLERFQNRINEMAANISKSMIDTVQTVLVEGPSKKNPLQMQGRTENNRVVNFIAHPRLAGQFVDVLITEALPNSLRGRIMDSSINKIVATV from the coding sequence ATGACACCAAAACTTTACATACAGACCAACGGCTGCCAGATGAACGAATACGATTCCGATAAAATGCGGGACGTACTGAACGCATCGCACGGTTTTGAGTTGATCGACGACCCGAAACAAGCCGATGTTTTGTTACTGAATACCTGTTCGATTCGCGAAAAAGCGCAGGAAAAAGTATTTTCCGCGTTGGGCAAATGGCGCTCCATCAAGGAGAAGAGGCCGCACGTGATCATCGGGGTCGGCGGCTGCGTGGCCAGCCAGGAAGGCGCCGCCCTGCAGAAGCGGGCTCCCTTTGTGGATATCGTTTTCGGTCCGCAAACATTGCACCGGTTGCCGCAGTTGCTGGATCAGGCCCGCAGCAAACAGCAGCCGGTCGTCGATATCTCCTTTCCCGAAATAGAAAAATTCGACTCGCTGCCGGAGCCCAGGGCCGAAGGTCCGAAGGCTTTCGTCTCGGTGATGGAAGGCTGCAGTAAATATTGCTCCTTCTGCGTCGTTCCCTATACCCGCGGCGAAGAGATCAGCCGCCCGCTCAACGACGTCATTGCCGAAATCGAAGCCTTGGCCGGACAAGGCGTCAGGGAAGTCAATCTGTTGGGACAAAACGTCAACGCTTACCGGGGCGAAACGGAAGATGGCGAGCTCACCGATTTTGCCATGCTGCTGCATCACGCGGCGGCCGTAGAGGGCATCGACCGCATCCGTTTCACCACTTCCCATCCGGTCGAATTTACCGACGATCTGATCGAAGCCTTCGCCGTCTTACCGCAGTTGGTCAACCATCTGCATCTGCCGGTGCAAAGCGGCAGCGACCGGATTTTAAAGTTGATGAAGCGCGGCCATACTCGCGCCGACTACATCGAAACGATACGCAAGCTGCGCGAAGTGCGGCCCGGCATCTGCCTTTCCTCCGATTTCATCATCGGTTTTCCGGGCGAAACGGAACAGGATTTCGAAGACACTCTGGCTCTGGTCGAGGAGATCGGTTTCGATTTGTCGTTCAGTTTCATTTACAGCCCGCGCCCCGGCACTCCGGCCGCTGAATTATCCGATGACGTGCCTGTCGAAATTAAAAAGCACCGGCTGGAACGCTTTCAAAACCGTATCAATGAAATGGCGGCCAACATTTCCAAAAGCATGATCGACACCGTTCAAACCGTCCTCGTGGAAGGGCCTTCCAAAAAGAATCCTTTGCAGATGCAGGGAAGAACGGAAAACAATCGCGTCGTGAATTTCATCGCTCATCCTCGTTTGGCCGGCCAGTTTGTCGATGTCCTGATTACAGAAGCTTTACCTAATTCCTTGAGAGGTCGCATTATGGATTCCAGTATCAATAAAATCGTTGCCACCGTCTGA
- a CDS encoding YVTN family beta-propeller repeat protein, producing the protein MNRSAIKMLCFILTVGGVCSVNAATYRAYIVNNKAPSKLTVVDDATGDILAQPSTGNTSVRAVISPDKKNVFVSNQDSGTVSVIDSVTNTVKATVTVGKKPEFMAHHPSQNKLYVDNKDSGTVSVIDTSSFKVTKTITVKSQPRFMVITGNNLYVGNTGAGSVSVIDISTDRVVKTITVGQAPRNINASPDGTRVYVANYGSGTLSAIDTASKTVAWTATVGTNPSYAVPSPDNKYVYVTNTTEGTVSVVNTTSKLEEAVISVGPTPWAITVSADGKTAYTAVANANAAVAIDTATRKVKAKIATNKGPYWVELSPDGKNLYVTNPPAGTVSVIDTATLKVVDTVVTNLNPWVVLAADISAVVP; encoded by the coding sequence ATGAATCGTTCAGCCATCAAAATGCTGTGTTTTATTCTGACCGTGGGCGGCGTCTGTTCCGTCAACGCGGCCACTTATCGGGCCTATATCGTCAACAACAAGGCGCCCAGTAAATTGACCGTCGTCGACGACGCAACGGGAGACATACTGGCACAACCGTCTACCGGAAATACGTCGGTGCGTGCCGTGATTTCTCCGGATAAAAAAAATGTCTTTGTGTCCAATCAGGATTCCGGAACCGTGTCGGTGATCGATTCGGTTACCAATACCGTCAAAGCGACGGTAACGGTAGGCAAGAAACCGGAGTTCATGGCCCATCACCCCAGCCAGAACAAGCTTTACGTGGATAACAAGGACTCCGGAACCGTTTCGGTCATCGACACCTCCAGTTTTAAAGTTACCAAGACCATTACCGTGAAAAGCCAGCCGCGGTTCATGGTGATTACCGGCAACAATCTGTACGTCGGCAATACCGGAGCCGGTTCGGTATCGGTCATCGACATCAGTACCGATCGGGTCGTCAAAACCATAACCGTCGGACAAGCGCCTCGCAATATCAATGCCTCGCCGGACGGTACCCGTGTGTATGTGGCGAATTACGGCTCCGGTACCTTATCGGCGATCGATACTGCCAGCAAGACGGTAGCCTGGACGGCCACCGTCGGCACGAATCCGTCATACGCGGTACCGAGTCCGGATAATAAATATGTCTATGTGACCAATACCACGGAAGGCACCGTATCGGTGGTCAATACGACGTCGAAACTGGAAGAGGCCGTTATATCGGTAGGCCCCACGCCTTGGGCCATCACGGTTTCTGCCGACGGTAAGACCGCTTATACGGCCGTCGCCAACGCCAACGCCGCGGTAGCGATCGATACCGCTACCCGGAAAGTCAAGGCCAAGATAGCCACCAACAAAGGCCCTTATTGGGTGGAACTGAGTCCCGACGGAAAGAATCTGTACGTCACCAACCCGCCGGCCGGAACCGTGTCGGTGATCGATACCGCTACATTGAAAGTAGTCGATACGGTGGTCACCAACTTAAACCCATGGGTCGTATTGGCGGCCGACATCAGCGCCGTTGTGCCATAG
- the sugE gene encoding quaternary ammonium compound efflux SMR transporter SugE, translated as MAWFLLFSAGLAEIVFAVSLKYNEGFTRLWPSVATAVSGLCSFYLLTLAIKTLPLGTAYAVWTGMGAVGVAVVGIFLFKESADVCRLMSISLIILGIIGLKLTEIH; from the coding sequence TTGGCCTGGTTTTTACTATTTTCCGCAGGTCTTGCAGAAATCGTGTTCGCGGTAAGCTTGAAATACAACGAAGGCTTTACCAGGCTGTGGCCGAGCGTGGCGACGGCCGTTTCGGGTCTTTGCAGTTTCTATTTGCTGACGTTGGCAATCAAGACGTTGCCTCTGGGAACCGCTTACGCAGTCTGGACCGGCATGGGCGCGGTCGGGGTGGCCGTGGTGGGTATTTTTCTGTTTAAAGAATCGGCCGACGTCTGCCGGCTCATGTCCATTTCGCTGATCATTCTCGGAATTATCGGTCTCAAACTGACCGAGATCCATTGA
- the ybeY gene encoding rRNA maturation RNase YbeY, which produces MSKKTSRPRNKIDLQRVYKSAGQPDRKQIKAWVDAALAGCGQGHHCVVRIVDLPESAELNQQYRHKQGPTNILSFPFDWPEGMNDLNDDGRIYLGDLVVCAPVVEKEAFEQNKALEHHWAHIVIHGVLHLMGYDHIDEAEAERMESKEIAILETLHISNPYIEVIN; this is translated from the coding sequence ATGAGCAAAAAAACAAGCCGACCCAGGAATAAAATAGACCTCCAGCGGGTTTATAAATCGGCAGGGCAGCCCGACCGCAAGCAAATCAAGGCCTGGGTCGATGCGGCGCTGGCAGGATGCGGACAAGGCCATCATTGCGTTGTCCGCATCGTCGATCTGCCCGAAAGCGCGGAACTCAACCAGCAATATCGCCATAAGCAGGGACCGACCAATATTTTGAGCTTTCCGTTCGACTGGCCGGAGGGTATGAACGATTTAAACGATGACGGGCGGATTTATCTGGGCGACCTGGTCGTCTGCGCGCCGGTTGTTGAAAAGGAAGCTTTCGAACAAAACAAGGCGCTGGAGCATCACTGGGCCCATATCGTCATCCACGGCGTGTTGCATTTAATGGGCTACGACCACATCGACGAAGCGGAAGCCGAGCGAATGGAAAGTAAGGAAATTGCAATCCTGGAGACACTGCATATCAGTAATCCTTATATTGAGGTAATCAATTAA
- the rsxB gene encoding electron transport complex subunit RsxB — MPDLKMIDQINALLPQTQCGKCGFKGCLPYAEAIASRAADINQCPPGGEEGIRALADLLGVPSKPLNEKFGRHQPKSVAFIIEEDCIGCVKCLNACPVDAIVGAPKLMHTVIVSECTGCELCVAPCPVDCIVMQELTEEPRSLLKSARSQLARQRYEMRNRRKEQARLEKLERAKRQKEALALKVKRM; from the coding sequence ATTCCAGACTTGAAGATGATCGACCAGATAAACGCTTTACTGCCGCAGACTCAATGCGGAAAATGCGGCTTCAAAGGCTGCCTGCCTTACGCCGAAGCCATCGCCTCGAGAGCGGCGGACATCAATCAGTGCCCGCCCGGAGGCGAGGAGGGAATTCGGGCGCTCGCCGATTTGCTGGGCGTCCCGTCGAAACCGCTGAACGAAAAATTCGGACGCCACCAGCCGAAAAGCGTCGCCTTCATTATCGAAGAGGACTGCATCGGTTGCGTCAAATGTCTTAACGCCTGTCCGGTCGACGCCATCGTCGGCGCGCCCAAGCTGATGCATACCGTCATCGTCTCGGAATGCACCGGTTGCGAACTGTGCGTCGCGCCGTGCCCGGTCGACTGCATCGTCATGCAGGAACTGACCGAAGAACCTCGATCGCTCTTGAAATCGGCGCGATCGCAGTTGGCCAGACAACGTTACGAAATGCGGAATCGGCGCAAGGAACAAGCAAGGCTGGAAAAGCTCGAACGCGCCAAAAGGCAGAAAGAGGCGTTGGCGTTGAAGGTGAAAAGAATGTAA
- a CDS encoding sigma-54 interaction domain-containing protein, which translates to MRHSPQAESHSDLLSVWLARLDHAEVIAKMIGLFDEAFFYIVDRNQQVLSWSRGMEAVTGLRRDELLGKPCSPELAIADREDESNQPLQFSQAEGNPMEFIKTARPLHHRSGSFAGGMGLLLPRLEAKPDSPLASAVTEPGQSFQGIISRSPAMQDVFQIISNAAETEATVLVRGESGSGKELVARAIHNLSARRHAPFLAINCAALSSNLLESELFGHVRGAFTGAVKDHKGLFQRAHGGTLFLDEVAELPLELQAKLLRVLQERNYIPVGGDKLIDVDVRIVAATHRSLREEVKNSHFREDLMYRLRVVPIFIPPLRERREDIGLLIWHFIRQHNAQNLRQIDKIEPQAMRVLFDYSWPGNIRELHNVVEYAFAVGRGTTLRLTELPPEFREPKPGAPVSTIRQALTAEQEKEAIREALERSHGSITAAANLLGMSRATFWRKRKLYEV; encoded by the coding sequence ATGAGACATTCCCCGCAGGCAGAATCCCATTCCGACCTTCTTTCCGTCTGGCTGGCGCGGCTCGATCACGCCGAGGTGATCGCCAAAATGATCGGCCTGTTCGATGAGGCTTTTTTTTATATCGTCGACAGAAACCAGCAGGTGCTTTCCTGGAGCCGGGGCATGGAAGCCGTAACAGGCCTCCGGCGCGACGAACTGCTCGGCAAGCCTTGTTCGCCCGAGTTGGCGATTGCCGACCGCGAAGACGAATCCAATCAGCCGCTTCAGTTTTCCCAGGCCGAAGGCAATCCGATGGAGTTTATTAAAACGGCTCGGCCGTTACATCATCGCTCGGGCAGTTTTGCGGGCGGTATGGGCTTGTTGCTGCCGCGTCTCGAAGCGAAGCCGGATTCCCCGCTTGCGTCCGCGGTAACGGAACCGGGCCAGTCCTTTCAAGGCATCATCAGCCGCTCGCCGGCGATGCAGGATGTGTTTCAAATCATAAGCAATGCGGCCGAAACCGAAGCGACCGTGCTGGTCAGGGGAGAAAGCGGCTCGGGCAAGGAACTGGTGGCGAGAGCTATCCACAACCTGAGCGCCCGGAGGCACGCTCCTTTTCTGGCGATCAACTGCGCCGCTCTGTCCAGCAATCTGCTGGAAAGCGAACTGTTCGGGCATGTGCGCGGTGCGTTTACCGGTGCCGTCAAGGATCATAAAGGTCTGTTCCAGCGCGCTCACGGCGGCACGCTGTTTCTGGACGAAGTGGCCGAACTTCCGCTCGAATTGCAGGCGAAGCTGCTCAGAGTGTTGCAGGAAAGAAACTACATTCCGGTCGGCGGCGACAAACTGATCGACGTCGACGTTCGCATCGTCGCCGCGACCCATCGTTCGTTGCGCGAAGAAGTAAAAAACAGCCATTTCCGCGAAGACCTGATGTACCGCCTGAGGGTCGTGCCCATTTTCATTCCTCCGCTTCGGGAGCGCCGGGAAGACATCGGCTTGTTGATCTGGCATTTCATCCGGCAGCATAACGCCCAGAATCTGAGGCAAATCGACAAGATCGAGCCCCAGGCCATGCGCGTTTTGTTCGATTACTCGTGGCCCGGCAACATCAGGGAACTGCACAATGTCGTCGAATACGCCTTTGCGGTGGGCCGCGGCACCACGCTGCGCCTAACCGAGCTCCCGCCCGAATTCAGGGAGCCCAAACCCGGCGCTCCCGTTTCCACGATTCGGCAGGCGCTGACGGCGGAACAGGAAAAAGAAGCCATCCGCGAAGCGCTCGAACGTTCGCACGGCTCGATCACGGCGGCGGCCAATCTGCTGGGCATGAGCCGGGCGACGTTCTGGCGAAAGCGGAAATTGTACGAAGTGTAG
- a CDS encoding TusE/DsrC/DsvC family sulfur relay protein translates to MVLIVDDVTLATTDQGFLVNAADWNEKVAERLAELNHVELGPEHWEIIRFIRDYYRQFRHLPNARVFAKAIAKTLGEEKGNSRYLHKLFPEGPLKYACKIAGLPKPPTCL, encoded by the coding sequence ATGGTCCTGATTGTAGACGATGTGACTTTGGCCACCACCGATCAAGGATTTCTGGTCAATGCAGCCGACTGGAACGAAAAGGTGGCTGAGCGGCTTGCCGAATTAAATCACGTCGAGCTTGGGCCCGAACACTGGGAAATCATCCGCTTCATTCGCGACTATTACCGACAATTCAGGCATTTGCCGAATGCCCGGGTATTCGCCAAGGCGATCGCGAAAACGTTGGGGGAAGAGAAAGGAAACAGCCGTTATCTACATAAACTGTTTCCGGAAGGCCCTTTGAAGTACGCCTGCAAGATCGCCGGCCTGCCCAAGCCGCCGACCTGTTTGTAG
- a CDS encoding type II toxin-antitoxin system VapB family antitoxin: MRTNIVIDDELMEDALKVTGLKTKREAVELALKTLINLKKTGKYKNIQRQAQMGGWS; this comes from the coding sequence ATGAGGACCAACATCGTTATTGACGACGAACTTATGGAAGACGCCCTCAAGGTTACCGGTCTCAAGACCAAGCGCGAAGCTGTCGAGCTTGCGCTTAAGACTTTGATCAATCTTAAAAAAACAGGAAAATATAAAAACATACAAAGGCAAGCTCAAATGGGAGGGTGGTCTTGA
- a CDS encoding PhoH family protein — protein MISQEISLLPADNGRLSNFCGQLDTHLRQIEARLQVEISNRGNQFKVTGVDSSVKAACALMKKLFESTEREQLTSEAIHLAMQDSSIDAILSASDAADQPSVAVKTKRGLIRGRGRNQQDYMKKIVTHDVNFGIGPAGTGKTYLAVACAIEALQNEKVSKIILVRPAVEAGEKLGFLPGDLAQKVDPYLRPLYDALYEMLGFERVEKMIDRGVIEVAPLAFMRGRTLNDAFIILDEAQNTTTEQIKMFLTRVGFGSTAVVTGDLTQIDLPSEKMSGLKHVLDVLKNVEGISFTFFGVRDVVRHPLVQRIVSAYEDYEQKNKPTQE, from the coding sequence ATGATTTCCCAGGAAATTTCTTTACTCCCCGCCGATAACGGCAGACTCTCCAATTTTTGCGGACAACTCGACACGCACTTGCGGCAAATAGAAGCGCGCCTCCAGGTCGAGATTTCAAATCGCGGCAACCAGTTCAAAGTAACGGGCGTCGACAGCTCCGTCAAAGCGGCCTGCGCGCTTATGAAAAAATTATTCGAAAGCACCGAAAGGGAACAGTTGACTTCGGAAGCTATTCATCTGGCGATGCAGGATTCTTCCATCGACGCGATCCTGTCCGCGTCCGATGCGGCCGATCAGCCGAGCGTGGCGGTCAAAACCAAGCGCGGCCTGATTCGGGGCAGGGGACGCAATCAGCAGGACTACATGAAAAAAATCGTCACGCACGACGTCAATTTCGGCATAGGGCCTGCCGGCACCGGCAAGACTTATCTGGCCGTCGCCTGCGCGATCGAAGCCTTGCAGAATGAAAAAGTCAGCAAGATCATTCTGGTGCGTCCCGCGGTCGAAGCCGGAGAAAAACTGGGCTTTTTGCCCGGCGATCTCGCGCAAAAAGTCGACCCTTATTTGCGGCCCTTGTACGATGCCCTGTACGAAATGCTGGGGTTCGAGCGGGTTGAAAAAATGATCGACCGGGGCGTTATCGAAGTCGCCCCGCTGGCTTTCATGCGCGGCAGAACCCTGAACGACGCCTTCATCATTCTCGATGAAGCCCAGAATACGACGACCGAGCAAATCAAAATGTTTCTGACCCGGGTCGGCTTCGGTTCGACCGCCGTAGTCACCGGCGATTTGACTCAAATCGACTTGCCGTCGGAAAAAATGTCCGGTTTGAAGCACGTGCTCGATGTGTTGAAGAATGTCGAGGGCATCAGTTTCACCTTTTTCGGCGTGCGCGATGTGGTCAGGCACCCTCTGGTGCAACGCATCGTTTCCGCTTACGAGGACTATGAGCAAAAAAACAAGCCGACCCAGGAATAA
- a CDS encoding HlyC/CorC family transporter gives MNDEHPPSRRSPQKRWVDRISQLLTGEPQDLDDLLEIIREAKENYLLDTDALSIIEGALQVSQMRVRDIMIPRVQMVVVPKDAEIEALFPLVTEFGHSRYPVIEDDRSKVVGILLLKDLFAHAVTNKKIKVHEIMRPANVVPESKRLNVLLKELRTKGNHMAIVVDEYGQAAGLVTIEDVLEQIVGEIEDEHDDQEDESYIYQRNENEYVIKALTPIEEFDEYFATHLATDEYDTVGGFIVNQLEHMPKKGESLTVDNMRFEVIRADNRRVHLIKLKLLD, from the coding sequence ATGAACGACGAGCACCCCCCCAGTAGGCGCTCCCCGCAGAAAAGATGGGTGGATAGAATCTCCCAGCTTTTGACCGGGGAGCCGCAAGACCTGGACGATCTTCTCGAAATTATCCGGGAAGCGAAAGAAAATTATTTATTGGACACCGATGCCCTTTCGATTATTGAAGGCGCATTGCAGGTATCGCAGATGCGCGTCAGGGACATCATGATTCCCCGAGTGCAAATGGTCGTGGTGCCGAAAGACGCCGAAATCGAAGCGCTGTTTCCGCTGGTTACCGAATTCGGCCATTCGCGCTACCCCGTGATCGAAGACGATCGCAGCAAGGTCGTCGGCATCCTGTTGCTCAAGGATCTGTTCGCTCACGCCGTCACCAATAAAAAAATCAAAGTGCATGAAATCATGCGTCCCGCCAACGTCGTTCCGGAAAGCAAGCGTTTGAACGTGCTGCTCAAGGAACTCAGGACCAAAGGCAACCACATGGCCATCGTCGTCGACGAATACGGTCAGGCGGCCGGACTGGTGACGATCGAGGACGTTCTGGAACAGATCGTCGGCGAGATCGAGGACGAGCACGACGATCAGGAAGACGAATCCTATATCTATCAGCGCAATGAGAACGAATACGTGATCAAGGCGCTGACGCCGATCGAAGAGTTCGACGAGTATTTCGCAACCCATCTGGCAACGGACGAATACGACACCGTCGGCGGTTTCATTGTCAATCAGCTCGAGCACATGCCGAAAAAAGGCGAAAGCCTCACCGTCGATAACATGAGATTCGAAGTGATCCGGGCCGATAACCGGCGCGTTCATCTGATCAAGCTCAAACTGCTCGATTAG
- a CDS encoding cupin domain-containing protein, with protein MTKSTTTYWNALTPENRDRWTPVKGLEGLAEELTLSIDPVTGEYTRLTRFLPGADTSPFGGKAHAYPEEVFIVSGRLYDHAFGRWLKAGDYASRPPGELHGPFRTDQGCVVLEVSFPNRTVEDKDV; from the coding sequence ATGACGAAATCGACGACAACCTACTGGAACGCCCTGACCCCGGAAAACCGGGATCGTTGGACGCCCGTAAAGGGTTTGGAAGGCCTGGCCGAAGAATTGACCTTGAGCATTGACCCCGTTACCGGCGAATACACAAGACTGACCCGGTTCCTGCCGGGCGCCGATACGTCGCCTTTCGGCGGCAAGGCTCATGCCTACCCGGAGGAGGTATTCATCGTCAGCGGCCGTTTGTACGATCACGCGTTTGGCCGGTGGCTTAAGGCCGGCGACTATGCGAGCCGTCCTCCCGGAGAACTGCATGGCCCGTTCCGGACTGATCAGGGATGCGTCGTTCTGGAAGTGTCTTTTCCCAACCGTACCGTTGAGGACAAGGACGTCTAA
- the tusB gene encoding sulfurtransferase complex subunit TusB, with product MLHLVFQFSGDTPILERIDTGDGVVFLDNAVLRILQNGSLTNRLTLLLSNHRFYALTDDLAIRGITADELIKGIEVIDYPKLVALTVEHSLIQTWS from the coding sequence ATGCTGCATCTGGTTTTTCAGTTTTCGGGGGATACGCCCATTCTGGAGCGGATCGATACGGGCGACGGCGTGGTTTTTCTCGACAATGCCGTACTGAGAATCCTGCAAAACGGCAGCCTGACGAACAGGCTGACGCTCTTGTTGTCGAATCACCGTTTTTATGCACTGACCGATGACTTGGCGATTCGCGGCATCACCGCGGACGAATTGATCAAGGGCATCGAAGTCATCGATTACCCGAAGTTAGTGGCTTTGACGGTTGAACATTCTTTGATTCAGACATGGTCCTGA